Proteins co-encoded in one Arachis hypogaea cultivar Tifrunner chromosome 13, arahy.Tifrunner.gnm2.J5K5, whole genome shotgun sequence genomic window:
- the LOC112732823 gene encoding uncharacterized protein — MEVYQQIAEKEILSKPRSLKNQTRGSKSLYCDYHKGYGHKMQDCFDLKDALEQATQNGKLAEFSHLIREPRRRNRDRKGEDKTRAVKRRHETEDNEHGLTIVNVVTARDAAPRSKSAHKKDTKVLAVSSSAQSSRRFPPISFGLEDQWFDEVAESPPMVITARVGTGLIKRILVDTEADSNIMFRNGFDALGLRDDDLKTHQHGVVGLGDHFIKPDGIISLPIFVGLGQGRRSVMAEFVVLRDSTAYNIILGRKTINDLGAVVSTKMLVMKFIADDGFVGSIKGTWKR, encoded by the coding sequence ATGGAAGTTTATCAGCAGATAGCCGAGAAGGAAATTTTGTCGAAGCCCCGGTCCCTAAAGAACCAAACCAGGGGGAGCAAGAGCCTCTATTGTGATTATCACAAGGGCTACGGACATAAGATGCAGGATTGCTTCGACCTGAAGGACGCGTTAGAACAAGCGACCCAGAACGGGAAACTGGCCGAATTCTCCCACCTCATTAGGGAACCAAGGAGACGTAATCGCGACCGCAAAGGAGAGGACAAGACCCGCGCGGTGAAGCGACGTCACGAGACGGAGGACAACGAACACGGCCTTACCATAGTGAACGTGGTAACGGCAAGAGACGCCGCCCCTAGGTCGAAGTCGGCACACAAGAAAGACACCAAAGTCTTGGCGGTTTCCTCCTCCGCGCAAAGCTCTAGGAGGTTTCCACCCATCTCGTTCGGTCTGGAAGACCAGTGGTTTGATGAGGTCGCGGAAAGcccccccatggtcatcacggccagagtgggaaccggcCTCATCAAGCGGATCCTCGTAGACACCGAGGCCGACTCGAATATCATGTTCCGCAATGGGTTCGATGCCTTGGGTCTACGGGATGACGACCTAAagacccaccagcacggtgttGTAGGCttaggcgaccacttcatcaaaccAGATGGGATAATCTCCCTGCCGATATTTGTAGGACTTGGACAAGGGCGAAGATCGGTAATGGCTGAGTTCGTGGTTCTGCGAGACTCTAcggcctacaacatcatcctagGGAGAAAGACCATCAACGATCTCGGGGCGGTGGTCAGTACGAAGATGCTGGTAATGAAGTTTATCGCTGATGATGGATTCGTGGGATCCATAAAAGGGACTTGGAAACGGTAG